One window of the Bradyrhizobium sp. NP1 genome contains the following:
- a CDS encoding acyl-CoA dehydrogenase family protein: protein MELALSPEDTAFRDEVRAFIKDNYPAEMRVPNPETDLTKEQMLLWHRILYKKGWIAPLWPKEYGGPGWSITRRFIFEQEATRAGTLPPLAFSITMVGPVIYTFGNEAQKKRHLPRILSGEDWWCQGYSEPGSGSDLATVRTKAVRDGDHYIVNGHKTWTTLAQHADWIFCLVRTDPSAKPQSGISFLLIDMKSPGVTVRPIITIDGSHEVNDVFLENVRVPVENLIGVENKGWTYAKFLLGNERTSMAGIGRSTRYIERLKKIVKAEIPEDDPAHLEFIRDIARVELDVLALEATELRVVAQMARGIDPGPSASLFKIRGTEIFQNITELTHRAIGNYGLAIREHPFSANHFMPGPDYGHTASEKYLNSRKLSIYGGSNEIQRNIIAKAVLGL from the coding sequence ATGGAGCTCGCGCTATCCCCAGAAGATACGGCGTTCCGCGACGAGGTGCGCGCGTTCATCAAGGATAACTATCCGGCAGAGATGCGCGTCCCCAACCCGGAGACCGACCTGACCAAGGAGCAGATGCTGCTCTGGCATCGCATCCTGTACAAGAAGGGCTGGATCGCGCCGCTCTGGCCGAAGGAATATGGTGGCCCCGGCTGGTCGATCACGCGCCGATTCATCTTCGAGCAGGAGGCCACTCGTGCGGGTACGCTGCCGCCACTGGCCTTCAGCATCACGATGGTCGGCCCTGTCATTTACACATTCGGCAACGAGGCTCAGAAGAAGAGGCATCTGCCGCGTATCCTGTCGGGCGAGGACTGGTGGTGCCAGGGCTATTCCGAGCCGGGCTCCGGATCCGATCTCGCCACGGTTCGCACCAAGGCGGTCCGCGACGGCGACCACTACATCGTCAATGGCCACAAGACCTGGACCACGCTGGCGCAGCATGCGGACTGGATTTTCTGCCTGGTTCGCACCGATCCGTCGGCCAAGCCGCAGTCCGGCATCTCGTTCCTCTTGATCGACATGAAATCGCCGGGCGTCACCGTGCGGCCGATCATCACCATCGATGGTTCGCACGAGGTCAACGACGTTTTCCTGGAAAACGTCCGCGTGCCCGTCGAGAACCTGATCGGCGTGGAGAACAAGGGCTGGACCTACGCCAAATTCCTGCTCGGCAATGAACGTACCTCCATGGCCGGCATCGGCCGCTCGACGCGCTACATCGAGCGTCTGAAGAAGATCGTGAAGGCCGAGATCCCGGAAGACGATCCGGCTCATCTGGAATTCATCAGGGACATCGCCCGTGTCGAGCTCGACGTGCTGGCGCTGGAGGCGACCGAGCTTCGCGTTGTGGCGCAGATGGCGCGCGGCATCGATCCGGGGCCGTCGGCGTCGCTGTTCAAGATCCGCGGGACCGAGATCTTCCAGAACATTACCGAACTGACCCATCGCGCAATCGGCAATTACGGGCTCGCGATCCGCGAACATCCTTTCAGCGCCAATCATTTCATGCCGGGCCCGGACTACGGACACACGGCGTCGGAGAAATACCTCAACTCACGCAAGCTCAGCATCTACGGCGGATCGAACGAGATCCAGCGCAACATCATCGCCAAAGCGGTGCTCGGTCTCTAG
- a CDS encoding SDR family oxidoreductase — MQKRNKTVAVIGAGDYIGTEIAKKFASEGFTIFAGRRNGAKLEPLVKEIEAAGGEIHARSLDARKEEEIISFLNDADKHAPMEACIFNIGANVNFPILDTTERVFRKVWEMACYSGFLAGREAARLMLPRGSGNIFFTGATASLRGGPGYAAFASAKFGLRAVAQAMARELGPKNIHVAHLIIDSGVDTEWVRQRREQIWGKEALDNPDLLMPPASVAGAYWQLYQQPKSAWTFELEIRPFGEKW; from the coding sequence TTGCAGAAGAGAAACAAGACTGTTGCGGTGATAGGCGCCGGCGACTACATCGGCACCGAGATTGCCAAGAAATTCGCTTCCGAAGGGTTCACGATCTTTGCGGGCCGCCGGAACGGCGCCAAGCTCGAGCCGCTGGTCAAGGAAATCGAAGCGGCCGGTGGTGAAATCCACGCACGCTCGCTGGATGCGCGGAAGGAGGAGGAGATCATCTCCTTCCTCAACGACGCCGACAAGCACGCGCCGATGGAAGCCTGCATCTTCAATATCGGCGCCAACGTCAATTTCCCGATTTTGGACACCACCGAGCGTGTGTTTCGCAAGGTCTGGGAAATGGCCTGCTATTCCGGCTTTCTCGCCGGCCGCGAAGCGGCGCGGCTGATGCTGCCGCGGGGCAGTGGCAATATCTTCTTCACCGGGGCGACCGCGTCGTTGCGCGGCGGCCCCGGCTATGCAGCGTTTGCCAGCGCCAAGTTCGGTCTGCGCGCGGTGGCCCAGGCGATGGCGCGCGAATTGGGGCCGAAGAACATCCATGTCGCGCATCTCATCATCGACTCCGGCGTCGATACCGAATGGGTGCGGCAGCGCCGAGAGCAGATCTGGGGCAAGGAGGCGCTCGACAATCCCGATCTGTTGATGCCGCCGGCCTCGGTCGCAGGCGCCTATTGGCAGCTCTACCAACAGCCGAAGAGCGCCTGGACTTTTGAGCTGGAAATCCGGCCCTTCGGCGAGAAGTGGTAG
- a CDS encoding class I adenylate-forming enzyme family protein, translating to MLTSERSDAAAEILESLPNRIHQVFEHYVAATPDSIALVEDGKRLTYRQFDRAVSETADALRELGIRSGDRVMIVSENCISLACLLFAASRLDAWAIVANPRLSPRELDQIRDHSGARRVFFTADVSEEAAAHASRSGAGIRDVGPLAHIGVAALNENTRAEPVEADGAKQVAVLIYTSGTTGTPKGVMLTHRNLLFSAKSTAIHRNMTAADVQYCVLPISHIVGISLLIMTLMVGARIRLVVKYAPAALVRAMAEEGVTLLNGVPATYQRLLEYKATAGLPKLDRGALRLIAVAGAPLDLDLKARVEKELGLPLFNAFGITECSPGISGVRPDAPRSDNSVGAILAGLEARIVARDGTIVTNGDIGELHVRGPNVMRGYYRAPELTAKAIDEDGWFNTGDLARFEGDQMYIVGRTKEMIIRSGFNVYPAEIEAVISTHPAVVQSAVVGRQVEGNEEAVAFVQLLKGSNVTAQDLMAHIAPQLTSCKRPSEIILMDALPATSTGKLLKHKLAESLRS from the coding sequence TTGCTGACATCGGAGCGAAGCGACGCGGCGGCCGAAATTCTTGAAAGCCTGCCGAACCGCATCCACCAGGTCTTTGAGCACTATGTTGCGGCAACGCCGGACAGCATCGCCCTTGTCGAGGACGGCAAGAGGTTGACCTATCGCCAGTTTGATCGCGCGGTGTCTGAAACCGCCGATGCGCTGCGGGAGCTGGGAATCCGGTCCGGCGACCGCGTCATGATCGTCAGTGAAAACTGTATATCGCTGGCTTGCCTGCTGTTCGCCGCTAGTCGGCTGGATGCCTGGGCCATCGTGGCCAATCCACGTCTGTCACCGCGTGAACTCGACCAGATCAGGGATCACAGCGGTGCCCGTCGCGTCTTCTTCACTGCAGACGTTTCCGAGGAGGCGGCCGCCCATGCATCGCGCTCGGGAGCCGGCATTCGCGACGTTGGCCCGCTCGCTCATATCGGCGTTGCGGCACTGAATGAGAATACCCGCGCCGAGCCCGTTGAGGCCGATGGTGCAAAGCAAGTTGCTGTCTTGATCTACACGTCGGGAACCACGGGAACGCCGAAAGGCGTCATGCTCACGCATCGCAATCTGCTGTTTAGCGCCAAGAGCACGGCCATTCATCGCAATATGACTGCAGCCGACGTGCAATATTGCGTGCTGCCGATTTCTCATATCGTCGGAATTTCGCTTCTGATCATGACACTCATGGTCGGCGCCAGGATCCGTCTGGTGGTCAAATACGCCCCGGCGGCGCTCGTGAGGGCGATGGCCGAAGAGGGCGTCACCTTGTTGAACGGCGTGCCCGCAACCTACCAACGGCTTCTCGAATACAAGGCGACGGCGGGGCTGCCCAAACTGGACCGCGGCGCGCTCCGACTGATCGCGGTCGCCGGGGCCCCGCTCGATCTTGATCTGAAAGCGCGCGTGGAAAAGGAGCTGGGCCTTCCCCTGTTCAACGCCTTCGGCATCACCGAGTGCTCGCCGGGAATATCCGGCGTGCGTCCCGATGCGCCGCGTAGCGACAATTCGGTCGGAGCGATCCTGGCGGGCCTGGAGGCGCGCATTGTTGCGCGGGACGGGACGATTGTCACGAATGGCGATATCGGTGAGCTCCACGTCCGCGGCCCGAACGTGATGCGTGGTTACTACCGCGCGCCCGAGCTCACCGCGAAAGCGATCGACGAAGATGGCTGGTTCAATACCGGTGATCTTGCCCGGTTCGAGGGCGATCAGATGTACATCGTCGGGCGCACGAAAGAGATGATTATCCGCTCTGGCTTCAACGTCTATCCGGCCGAGATCGAGGCGGTCATCAGCACCCATCCCGCCGTGGTGCAGTCTGCCGTGGTCGGGCGGCAGGTCGAGGGCAATGAAGAGGCTGTCGCGTTCGTCCAGCTCCTGAAGGGATCGAATGTCACGGCGCAGGACTTGATGGCCCATATCGCGCCGCAGCTCACCTCCTGCAAGCGGCCGTCGGAGATCATTCTGATGGATGCTCTGCCCGCGACGTCGACAGGCAAGCTCCTGAAGCACAAGCTAGCGGAATCGCTGCGCAGCTGA
- a CDS encoding 2-hydroxychromene-2-carboxylate isomerase: MAAPLRVEFQFDFGSPNAYLAELVLPEIERRTGVKFDYVPVLLGGVYKATGNMSPFDSLRGIKNKPQYNSLETQRFLRRHNITKFKSNPFFPVNTLTLMRGAVAAQFEGMFEIYFRAAYHHMWVEPKKMDDPQIFREAFVSSGVDIDRLIARTQQDDVKKKLIENTSDAVARGAFGSPTFFVGNEIFFGKDSLRNVEEEIVAQLNVARRKTA, translated from the coding sequence ATGGCCGCACCGCTCAGGGTCGAGTTTCAATTCGATTTCGGCAGCCCCAACGCCTATCTCGCGGAACTCGTCCTGCCGGAGATCGAGCGGCGGACCGGCGTGAAATTCGACTATGTCCCGGTGTTGCTGGGCGGTGTTTACAAGGCCACTGGCAACATGTCGCCGTTCGACTCTTTGCGCGGGATCAAGAACAAGCCGCAATACAACTCATTGGAGACGCAGCGCTTCCTGCGCCGGCACAACATCACGAAGTTCAAGTCCAATCCCTTCTTTCCGGTGAACACGTTGACGCTGATGCGGGGCGCCGTCGCCGCGCAGTTCGAGGGGATGTTCGAGATCTATTTCCGCGCGGCCTACCACCACATGTGGGTCGAGCCGAAGAAGATGGACGATCCCCAAATCTTCCGCGAGGCGTTCGTTTCGTCGGGCGTCGACATCGATCGCCTCATCGCGCGCACGCAGCAGGACGACGTCAAGAAGAAGCTGATCGAGAACACCAGCGACGCGGTGGCTCGCGGTGCGTTCGGCTCGCCGACCTTCTTCGTCGGGAATGAGATTTTCTTCGGCAAGGACAGTCTGCGCAATGTCGAGGAAGAGATCGTCGCGCAATTGAATGTCGCGCGACGCAAGACGGCATGA
- a CDS encoding helix-turn-helix domain-containing protein — protein MKWNALEEQPCSLARTVAVIGDRWSLLILRECFLRKRRFEAFQASLGITRHLLADRLKKLVRFGVLRRIPYQESPKRHEYILTQKGLDLYPIIMSIVHWGNIHMVDSRGRPMLHQHKNCGHTFDPVMVCSECGEPLSAKAVHVHPGPGARKSSPVHAQAEETRKAK, from the coding sequence ATGAAGTGGAATGCGCTTGAAGAACAACCATGCTCGCTCGCCCGCACCGTTGCGGTGATCGGCGATCGTTGGAGTCTATTGATCCTGCGGGAATGCTTTCTGCGCAAGCGACGGTTCGAAGCGTTTCAGGCGTCGCTCGGGATCACCCGCCACCTGTTGGCCGATCGCCTGAAGAAGCTGGTGCGCTTCGGCGTGCTGCGTCGGATTCCCTATCAGGAATCGCCCAAGCGCCACGAATACATCCTGACCCAGAAGGGCCTCGATCTCTATCCGATCATCATGTCGATCGTGCATTGGGGCAACATCCATATGGTGGATTCGCGCGGACGGCCCATGCTGCACCAGCATAAGAACTGCGGGCACACGTTCGATCCCGTGATGGTCTGTTCCGAATGCGGTGAACCGCTTTCGGCGAAAGCTGTGCATGTTCACCCCGGACCAGGCGCACGGAAATCCTCACCTGTCCACGCGCAGGCCGAGGAGACCAGGAAGGCGAAATAA
- a CDS encoding SDR family NAD(P)-dependent oxidoreductase codes for MQANKLFDLGGKVALVTGGSRGIGFQMAEALGEMGCKLAISARKQHELDAASAALRRTNIEVLTIANDLGAATADAAASLVGAVLDHHGKIDILVNNAGTVWGASAIEHSPEAWRKVMGLNVDACFLVAREVARRSMIPNNSGKIINIASIAGFGGSRPDGGVFSVAYNTSKGALITLTQALATEWGKHNINVNAICPGYFPTKLSAGLAERADEIAKVTPLGRAGGDYDIKGPVVFFASEASRHVSGQALAIDGGGSAVILN; via the coding sequence ATGCAGGCGAACAAGCTGTTTGATCTCGGCGGCAAGGTTGCGCTGGTCACGGGCGGATCGCGAGGCATCGGATTCCAGATGGCCGAGGCGCTCGGCGAGATGGGCTGCAAGCTGGCGATCAGCGCGCGAAAGCAGCACGAACTCGACGCCGCATCGGCCGCTCTCCGGCGGACGAATATCGAGGTCCTGACCATCGCGAACGACCTCGGCGCTGCGACCGCCGACGCCGCCGCGAGCCTCGTCGGCGCGGTGCTCGACCACCATGGGAAGATCGACATCCTCGTCAACAACGCCGGCACGGTGTGGGGCGCCTCGGCCATCGAGCACAGCCCGGAAGCCTGGCGCAAGGTGATGGGGCTGAACGTCGATGCGTGCTTTCTCGTTGCGCGCGAGGTCGCGCGCCGCTCGATGATCCCCAATAACTCCGGCAAGATCATCAACATCGCGTCGATCGCGGGGTTCGGCGGCTCCCGCCCCGACGGCGGGGTCTTCTCGGTCGCCTACAATACGAGCAAGGGCGCGCTGATCACGCTCACCCAAGCGCTCGCGACCGAGTGGGGCAAGCACAACATCAACGTCAACGCCATCTGTCCAGGCTATTTCCCGACGAAGCTGTCGGCCGGGCTAGCAGAAAGGGCCGATGAGATCGCGAAGGTCACGCCGCTGGGGCGCGCTGGCGGCGACTACGATATCAAGGGGCCGGTCGTGTTCTTCGCCTCTGAAGCGTCGCGCCACGTCAGCGGTCAGGCGCTTGCGATCGACGGTGGCGGTTCCGCCGTAATCCTGAATTGA